The Bacteroides sp. AN502(2024) DNA segment ATTTGATTGGCTGGAAGTTATTGTATTGACTTTTTTGTTTTTACTCCAATTCTTTTATGCAGGTGATACCTATTTTATCTGCGGACTTGTCATGGCTATCATTTTAAGTCTAAAACTAAAGAAAGAATATATTACTCTCACTCCTATAGATTATTGTATCCTGCTGATAGGGCTGTATGATTTGTATTCCATTTTTACCTCCGTCAATCCTTTAAAGAGTTTCTCTTATTTAAAAACATCCTTGTATTGTATTTGTTACTACTGGATACTCCGTTTCTCGCTTACAGATGATTCGAAAACCAAAGTTCTGCTCTCTTCTTATTGTTGGATGTTCGGACTTCTCTCTATACTTGCAGTTACTTACTTCAGATTATTCACCCAATCAATACACTCGATAGGATTCTCCGACTTATATCCTTTCAGGCATTTCTACCAACCTTTAGGCATTAGTAGCAATGAATGGGCGAATCTTCAAATCCTGGCAGGAGGAATAGTCATATTATGTATACACTATTACCGAAAATCACACAAAAAGCTTTTTATTATAAGTGCCATCAGCCTATTGATTCTCTTCCAAATGGTAATTTCTTTTTCCAGAGGAATATATCTGGCTTTACTCCCATACCTGTTTTGTCTCATCTTTGTCGCTTGGAAGTCAATGGGTAAACGCTATTTCTTTTTCCTGTTATCCGGCATTTTTGTCATATTACTTTCACTCTTCATCACCTACCATCAGGAGATAATTACCACGCTACGGATGAATCACACTGTTTCTCAACAAAGAAGCTTATACAGCAGGGTCAATGAATTGGATGCGACCAAACAATTTGTCAAGGATCATCCTTGGGGTAGTGGAAACGGCAACTACACTCTATCAATGGATAGTTACCTATACGAAAATGATGAAGCAGGAATTACTTCGTATGCTTCCAACCTAATCATCCAGATTTTAGTAGAAAAAGGTTGGACCGGCTTCCTGCTCTATTCACTATTATTTATAGTAATATTAATAACAATCTGTAGAAGAAAAGATATTACAACGTGGGGAATTGGGCTTATATTGCTAACATACCTTTTTAAAGAACAAACATTCTCTGTTTTTTTCATGTCTGTACCTGCGTGCTTATTCGTATACACATTATTAGCAATATTATTGTCCCCAAAGATCATCAAAGAAAAGCATG contains these protein-coding regions:
- a CDS encoding O-antigen ligase family protein; protein product: MSTSLKLFDWLEVIVLTFLFLLQFFYAGDTYFICGLVMAIILSLKLKKEYITLTPIDYCILLIGLYDLYSIFTSVNPLKSFSYLKTSLYCICYYWILRFSLTDDSKTKVLLSSYCWMFGLLSILAVTYFRLFTQSIHSIGFSDLYPFRHFYQPLGISSNEWANLQILAGGIVILCIHYYRKSHKKLFIISAISLLILFQMVISFSRGIYLALLPYLFCLIFVAWKSMGKRYFFFLLSGIFVILLSLFITYHQEIITTLRMNHTVSQQRSLYSRVNELDATKQFVKDHPWGSGNGNYTLSMDSYLYENDEAGITSYASNLIIQILVEKGWTGFLLYSLLFIVILITICRRKDITTWGIGLILLTYLFKEQTFSVFFMSVPACLFVYTLLAILLSPKIIKEKHASPRNRYTYWLPVGIWLLLFIGIQWDVRNKRHNSSFLTAVENGNTQQAIQEIEQTERIPAYLLNRSLFYLNSFEKTKDSILLVRAENAIRSSISQNPSDIHLTYFLSIILEKRQNEKESIAIKKDLAKRYPENTLFQWGMFKQTYRTGNKTTACNHLVKAIILSPAILDSEFWIKFKENDSLFCKEIATHLYNHIASYQEENPIRLAKSGKIALSLNNIPLAKKKLEKALAQLPNLSMAWYNLSKAELSLGNKGKACIYEKRACVLSMGVLSTESMHKKFTDIQSKPRLINKILLGNYNIKFTQWYSDKLYPFQIE